In Candidatus Sedimenticola sp. (ex Thyasira tokunagai), the following proteins share a genomic window:
- a CDS encoding EAL domain-containing protein: MQVPSGFNRLSVRAYSFLLAAALLMSLTLYLLIVESVKESTFALENEYAQALVRGIELDLESNGVWLKHYNESEKGRRIDQLRNMIDAARSIIKRQHENQEEYGHTTEEESKFHSLQLISNLIFNKNDYVWVIDTKGITLTHPNPKLVGRDVSDLKDPTGKFVIRPFLEQLKHQEEAINHYLFPRAGSDLPVEKVSYAKMYRPWGWIVGSGVYLDDVRQEVALAKTALEDRLRRQLQEVTFGSTGYGYIFSGEKRMIIHPDKKLEGVDLSRIPNPSSDKPLVDEMIEAYKRGERSYTYLWNHPNNPDNHRHEKIAWLGYAPSLDWYIATSIYPQEISDKADAIARRITLIAGLTILFLASLAAIAIQRGFAPLNRLAEIAREVSLGRYHHQIDIHRNDEIGLLAHTFNSMLAHIRQDIDKLTDKSDHLQEEKDAAEASEQAKDALLQQIERSRKELSHLANHDPLTGLPNRHLFQLRLEKAITKESKLALLFIDLDRFKNINDSLGHPVGDELLCAVTKRFQLRLRREDLLARLGGDEFIVLINHQISHEEAIAVATALIDCLKESFILSQNHGLFVGASIGISFYPDDGDEAHQLIKNADVAMYKAKERGRGRFHFYSRELTSDVSLRLNMETRLRNALDQNELTLVYQPQYDLAEERIIGVEALARWHDQELGEVSPAVFIPLAEECGLIARVGQWVVGEASQQLALWRENGIEGITMAFNLSAMELRQSDLVERTVSAVGSLDLSPDQFEIEITESALMQDVEKSLTTLESLAQLGFSLAVDDFGTGYSSLAYLKRLSIHKLKIDQGFIADIPQDKDDMKIAATIIAMARQLHLKVIAEGVETANRRHFLRHTAATKPRASTSVAR; the protein is encoded by the coding sequence ATGCAGGTCCCCAGCGGATTCAACAGGTTGAGTGTAAGGGCCTACAGCTTTCTGCTGGCCGCTGCCCTACTGATGTCGCTCACCCTTTATCTGCTGATCGTGGAGAGTGTAAAGGAGAGTACCTTTGCCCTTGAGAATGAGTATGCTCAAGCATTGGTAAGGGGAATTGAGCTTGACTTGGAGAGTAACGGTGTCTGGCTTAAGCATTATAATGAGTCAGAGAAGGGGCGCCGCATAGATCAACTAAGAAATATGATTGATGCCGCACGCAGCATCATAAAACGACAACATGAAAACCAGGAAGAGTATGGCCATACCACAGAGGAAGAGTCCAAATTTCACAGCCTGCAGCTGATCAGCAACCTGATATTCAACAAAAATGACTACGTCTGGGTCATCGATACCAAAGGTATCACCCTCACACACCCCAACCCAAAACTGGTTGGCCGAGATGTCAGTGATCTGAAGGATCCTACGGGTAAATTCGTCATCCGCCCTTTCCTCGAGCAACTGAAGCACCAGGAAGAGGCGATCAACCACTACCTCTTTCCCCGTGCCGGCTCCGACCTCCCTGTCGAGAAGGTCTCTTACGCAAAAATGTACAGACCCTGGGGCTGGATCGTCGGTAGCGGCGTCTATCTGGATGATGTGCGTCAGGAGGTGGCGCTCGCTAAAACTGCACTGGAAGATCGCTTACGCAGACAGCTACAGGAGGTCACCTTCGGCAGCACAGGCTATGGCTACATCTTCTCAGGTGAAAAGCGGATGATTATTCACCCGGACAAAAAACTGGAAGGTGTTGATCTGAGCCGAATACCCAATCCTTCCTCGGATAAGCCCCTTGTGGATGAGATGATCGAAGCCTACAAGCGTGGAGAGAGATCTTACACCTACCTATGGAACCACCCCAATAATCCGGACAACCACAGACACGAGAAAATCGCCTGGCTAGGCTACGCTCCCTCCCTGGATTGGTATATCGCCACTTCCATCTATCCTCAGGAGATCAGCGACAAGGCTGATGCCATTGCCCGCAGAATCACCCTGATTGCCGGTCTGACCATCCTCTTTCTCGCCTCCCTTGCCGCTATCGCGATCCAGAGAGGCTTTGCTCCCCTCAACCGGTTGGCTGAAATTGCCAGAGAGGTGAGCCTGGGCAGATACCATCACCAGATCGATATCCACAGGAATGATGAGATCGGCCTGCTGGCCCATACCTTCAATAGCATGCTGGCCCATATTCGTCAGGATATCGATAAGCTCACCGACAAGAGTGACCACCTGCAGGAGGAGAAGGATGCGGCGGAGGCATCGGAGCAGGCAAAGGATGCGTTACTGCAACAGATTGAGCGCTCCCGGAAGGAGCTCAGCCATCTGGCCAACCATGACCCCCTCACCGGTTTGCCCAATCGCCACCTGTTCCAGCTGCGGCTGGAGAAAGCCATCACTAAAGAATCTAAGCTGGCACTGCTGTTCATCGACCTCGACCGCTTCAAAAACATCAATGACAGCCTGGGACATCCCGTAGGTGATGAGTTGCTCTGTGCCGTCACTAAACGCTTCCAACTACGCCTGCGCCGTGAAGATCTGCTGGCCCGCCTTGGCGGCGATGAGTTTATTGTCTTGATCAACCACCAAATAAGCCATGAAGAGGCAATAGCTGTGGCTACAGCATTAATCGATTGCCTCAAGGAGTCGTTTATCCTATCGCAAAATCATGGCCTGTTTGTAGGCGCCAGTATCGGTATCAGCTTCTACCCTGACGATGGTGATGAGGCGCACCAGTTGATCAAGAATGCTGATGTCGCCATGTACAAGGCAAAGGAGCGTGGTCGTGGACGTTTCCACTTCTACTCCCGTGAACTTACCAGTGATGTCTCCCTGCGTCTGAATATGGAGACACGGCTACGCAATGCCCTGGATCAGAATGAGCTGACACTGGTTTATCAACCACAGTATGACCTTGCCGAGGAGCGCATCATCGGTGTCGAAGCACTGGCTCGATGGCATGATCAGGAGCTGGGAGAAGTATCTCCAGCAGTGTTCATTCCCCTTGCCGAGGAGTGTGGATTGATAGCTAGGGTTGGCCAATGGGTTGTAGGTGAGGCGTCCCAGCAGCTCGCTCTATGGCGTGAGAACGGGATCGAGGGCATTACCATGGCATTCAACCTTTCAGCTATGGAACTGCGTCAGAGTGACCTGGTGGAGCGTACAGTCTCGGCAGTCGGATCACTCGATCTCTCTCCCGATCAGTTTGAGATTGAGATCACAGAATCTGCATTGATGCAGGATGTCGAAAAGTCACTTACAACGCTTGAGTCTCTTGCGCAACTGGGCTTCTCATTGGCAGTTGATGACTTTGGCACCGGCTACTCCTCCCTCGCCTACCTGAAACGGCTCTCAATACATAAACTTAAAATTGATCAGGGCTTCATAGCGGACATTCCGCAGGACAAGGATGACATGAAGATAGCCGCCACCATTATTGCCATGGCCAGACAGCTTCATCTGAAGGTAATCGCGGAAGGCGTGGAGACAGCCAACAGGAGGCATTTCTTAAGGCATACGGCTGCGACGAAGCCCAGGGCTTCTACTTCAGTCGCCCGCTGA
- the mobB gene encoding molybdopterin-guanine dinucleotide biosynthesis protein MobB: MEDREKVTAQVPILGFAAYSGTGKTTLLRKLLPLLKSRGLRIGMVKHTHHDFDIDKPGKDSYELRKAGADEMLVASGKRWALMVETGKTGDPVLQDMIEHLDQRNLDLILVEGFKHERLPKIELHRPSRNKPLIFPQDAEIIAVAADGDLGAQTELPQLDINDAEAISQFILRWIDYPRFRS, encoded by the coding sequence ATGGAAGATAGAGAAAAAGTAACGGCACAGGTGCCCATTCTCGGTTTCGCCGCCTATAGCGGCACCGGTAAAACCACCCTGTTGAGAAAGCTTCTACCCCTGTTGAAAAGTCGAGGTTTGCGTATCGGTATGGTGAAGCACACCCATCACGACTTTGATATCGATAAACCGGGGAAGGATAGCTATGAACTGCGTAAAGCCGGGGCGGATGAGATGTTAGTCGCCTCCGGCAAGCGCTGGGCGCTGATGGTGGAGACCGGAAAGACGGGTGATCCGGTGCTGCAGGATATGATTGAGCATTTGGATCAGAGAAACCTCGATCTGATTTTGGTCGAGGGGTTCAAGCATGAGCGGCTGCCCAAGATCGAGCTGCACCGGCCGAGCAGAAATAAACCCCTTATTTTCCCTCAAGACGCTGAGATTATCGCAGTGGCAGCCGATGGTGACCTGGGTGCTCAGACTGAGTTGCCACAGCTTGATATCAACGATGCCGAAGCGATTAGCCAATTTATCCTTCGTTGGATTGATTATCCTAGATTCCGCAGTTGA
- a CDS encoding GspH/FimT family pseudopilin, with protein MGIFPQQKLCRLYGITLIELLIVLAISGILFASAGPAFFTLIGSTAVTTAVNDMVGRLHLARSEAVKRRIKVTLCPSDDKITCLKTTEWHHGFIIFSNENGNGVVDGEDQLLRTYQPGSSRVGIYSTPGRKKLSYKPDGGARGSNATLAVCDTGGELPPRYVIVSGTGRPRSSETKPHGSPISCG; from the coding sequence ATGGGAATCTTTCCCCAACAAAAGCTCTGCCGTCTCTACGGTATCACCCTGATTGAGTTGTTGATCGTTTTGGCGATCAGCGGCATCCTTTTCGCCTCTGCAGGCCCCGCCTTCTTTACCCTGATAGGAAGCACAGCGGTCACCACTGCAGTTAACGATATGGTGGGACGCCTGCATCTGGCCCGTAGCGAGGCGGTAAAACGTCGGATCAAAGTGACCCTCTGCCCCAGCGATGACAAGATCACCTGCCTCAAGACCACCGAGTGGCACCACGGCTTTATCATCTTCTCAAATGAGAACGGCAACGGTGTAGTCGATGGAGAAGATCAACTGCTGCGAACCTATCAGCCCGGCAGCAGTCGTGTGGGAATATACTCAACACCGGGGCGCAAAAAGCTCTCCTACAAACCGGATGGCGGCGCCCGTGGAAGCAACGCCACCCTTGCTGTATGTGACACAGGCGGAGAGCTACCTCCTCGCTATGTTATCGTCTCTGGAACCGGCCGTCCTCGGTCATCCGAGACCAAGCCCCATGGCAGCCCAATAAGCTGTGGATAG
- a CDS encoding DUF3365 domain-containing protein, with protein sequence MVEVAGEKTFRYMKAIPTAELCLGCHGSEIKPQVTQKLDALYPYDKARGLKAGDIRGVFTLSKTL encoded by the coding sequence GTGGTCGAGGTAGCCGGAGAGAAGACCTTCCGCTACATGAAGGCGATTCCGACGGCTGAACTCTGTCTTGGCTGCCACGGCTCAGAGATCAAGCCTCAGGTCACCCAGAAGCTTGACGCACTCTACCCTTACGACAAGGCGCGCGGCCTCAAAGCCGGTGACATTCGTGGTGTCTTTACACTAAGCAAGACACTCTGA